The following nucleotide sequence is from Psychroflexus torquis ATCC 700755.
ATTCCAGACATGGTTTCAATCTGAACCAACTGAGCTTTTGCGGCTTCAATAACTTTTTCTGAATTCTGGATAGCGCTACTTACTTTGGAAGAAAGCATAAGAATAATTCCTAAGACAGGAACAAGAATTAAAATAAAAGAGGCGACCATCAATACGGTGACACTAAAGGTTGGGTTCCAGCCTTTATGGAGCATCCATCTCATAAGACCTCTCAATAAAACATAAAAGGTAATTGCGCCTAATATTCCCGATATATAGGGGAGGAGTTCCCCAAAAATAAGACCTCCTAGAGAAAGAATAATCAATAGGATGAAGAGCTGTCTAACAAGTCTTGGAGAGAGTTTATCCATTTTTATTTAGCAAAGATTTGATCTGTATTTTTGAAGCTTTTAAATTCTAATGCATTTCCACTTGGATCTTTAAAAAACATTGTGGCCTGCTCGCCAGGCTTTCCTTGAAATCTTATGTAGGGTTTAATAACGAAGTCGATATTCAAATTCTCTAACCTTTTTGCGAACTCATGGAAATCATTCCATGCCAAAACAACACCGAAATGGGGTATTGGAACTTCATGACCATCCACTATACTGAAGGCATTTGGATTAGGTTGATGGGTTTTGTCTTCGTGAATAACAAATTGATGACCAAAAAAGTCATAATCAACCCAATGCGAATCGCTTCTACCTTCTTTAAAGCTCAAGGTGTTACTGTAAAATGATCTTGCTTGGCTTAGATTATTTACAGGGACAGCAAGGTGGAAGGGGGCTAAAGACGTCATGGCAGTATTTTTTTGTTTTAATCATTATGATTTGTTAGTGTACAAATCTTTTATTTCTTCTTCAGTAAGGTTTCTATAGTTTCCTTTCTCCACATCTAAAGTAATGTTTTTTATTCTTGTGCGCTTCAGGGTTCTTACTCTATAGTCTAAGGCTTCACACATTCTTCTTATTTGACGGTTAAGCCCTTGTGTCAAGACGATTTTAAAACTCCTATCCCCCAATTTTTCTACTTCACATCTTCTAGACATGGTGTCTAAAATTGGAACACCCTTTCTCATTTTTTCAATAAAATCATCGGTTATGGTCTTGTTAACAGTAACTAGATATTCCTTGTCATGAAAATGTCTTGCTCTAAGGATATGATTTACGATTTCACCATCATTTGTCATTAGAATTAGGCCTTCACTCATTTTGTCTAGTCGTCCTATGGGGAAAATTCGAGTAGGATAATCTACAAAATCGACAATATTGTTTTTTTCGACTTTAGAATTCGTAGTGCAAACGACACCTTTAGGTTTGTATACCGCTAGATATACTTTTTCTTCAGTCTCTTTTTCCACAAGTTTTCCATCTACATAAACTTTATCACCGGAATTAACTTTAGTTCCCATTTCTATGTATTCACCGTTAATGGTGACTCTACCTTGTTCCATCAATTTATCTGCTTCTCTTCTTGAGCAGAAGCCAGCTTGACTTAAATATTTATTAATCCGAATAGACTCTTTATTCATAGGTGTTGGTTAAGAATTTTAAAATATCATCTCGAATTTCACCTTTATTAAGGGAATGGCCAGCACCTTCTGTAATCTTAAGGATGGAGTCCTTTAGATTTTTATGAATTGATTTTGCGGCTTCAACTGGAGCTACTTTATCGAACTGATCGTGGATAATTAATGTGTCTTTTTGTACTCCTTTGGCAAATTCTGCAATAGAAAATTCACTAAAGGTATAATCAAATTTTTCTTTAAAGAAAGCTTCTAAAGAAG
It contains:
- a CDS encoding VOC family protein — its product is MTSLAPFHLAVPVNNLSQARSFYSNTLSFKEGRSDSHWVDYDFFGHQFVIHEDKTHQPNPNAFSIVDGHEVPIPHFGVVLAWNDFHEFAKRLENLNIDFVIKPYIRFQGKPGEQATMFFKDPSGNALEFKSFKNTDQIFAK
- a CDS encoding pseudouridine synthase, which gives rise to MNKESIRINKYLSQAGFCSRREADKLMEQGRVTINGEYIEMGTKVNSGDKVYVDGKLVEKETEEKVYLAVYKPKGVVCTTNSKVEKNNIVDFVDYPTRIFPIGRLDKMSEGLILMTNDGEIVNHILRARHFHDKEYLVTVNKTITDDFIEKMRKGVPILDTMSRRCEVEKLGDRSFKIVLTQGLNRQIRRMCEALDYRVRTLKRTRIKNITLDVEKGNYRNLTEEEIKDLYTNKS